GTGAGCCGCTGCAGCCTCGCCCCCTTGGCCAGCAACGGCAACCGTCACGTCCAACCGTATCAACAGGAGCGTTTGCATGACCGCATCGGCCATTCCCGGCGAATCAATTGATCTGCAGATCGCCGATCTTCTGGGCGAAGTCCAGTTTCCAACCAATAAAGATGCGCTCGTCGACGCCGCGCGCGAAGCCGGTGCGAGCAACGAGGTGCTGTCGATGCTCGACGGTTTGCCGGAACAGGATTACGCCGATGTGAGCTCGGTGACGCGTCTGGTCAGCGGAAACTACAGTCCGGGGTTGAGCGGTTGAGCGGCTAAGGGGCTGCGTGGAAGAGGAAGAGCGCCGGTCTTGTCGCCGGTTCGTTCGTGTGTGCTTGTGCTTGCATCGTGACACTCGCGCTTTTGCGGCGCGTCGCAGCCAGCAGACCCCTCCACGCGATTTTCCTCGCGCGCCGCGTGCCAGAACTAGAACGGTGACGAAGCCGCGATCCGCGCGCGCGCGGCCTTATGCGCAGGGCGCGCCGTGTCCGCGGACAGCGCCGGTGTCGGGAGGCCTTTCGCACCCGCCGCCATCTCCACCCTATCCACCTTATCCGCCACGGCACGCACAGGCGTCATCGTGCGCGGATCGCGCGGTTGCTG
This genomic stretch from Paraburkholderia dioscoreae harbors:
- a CDS encoding DUF2795 domain-containing protein → MTASAIPGESIDLQIADLLGEVQFPTNKDALVDAAREAGASNEVLSMLDGLPEQDYADVSSVTRLVSGNYSPGLSG